In a single window of the Deinococcus aetherius genome:
- a CDS encoding RidA family protein has product MAPDHDVQPHPTSPTRRNIGGSSPWEGVVGYSRAVRVGNVIHVAGTTATVNGEVVAVGDAYGQTRVALEIVARALEAAGAGLEHVVRTRMYVTDIGQWEAVGRAHGEVFASIRPAASMVQVAALIDPRHLVEIEAEAIVPEGT; this is encoded by the coding sequence ATGGCCCCGGACCACGACGTTCAGCCCCACCCGACCTCCCCCACCCGGCGCAACATCGGCGGCTCCTCGCCCTGGGAGGGAGTGGTCGGCTACTCGCGCGCCGTGCGGGTGGGCAACGTGATTCACGTCGCGGGCACGACCGCCACCGTGAACGGCGAGGTCGTGGCCGTCGGGGACGCCTACGGGCAGACACGGGTGGCGCTGGAGATCGTCGCGCGGGCGCTGGAGGCGGCGGGGGCGGGGCTGGAACACGTCGTCCGCACCCGGATGTACGTGACCGACATCGGGCAGTGGGAGGCGGTCGGGCGGGCGCACGGGGAGGTCTTCGCCTCCATCCGCCCCGCCGCGAGCATGGTGCAGGTCGCGGCTCTGATCGACCCCCGGCATCTGGTGGAGATCGAGGCCGAGGCCATCGTGCCGGAGGGGACGTGA
- a CDS encoding DUF937 domain-containing protein translates to MNGSEEWHTDFSPAEAGRLGREAGLGPAEAERVLREGLPLLRAALADHARTPEGERRIAEAVQNLPRFTSVEAALGGPGGAAALLRAGQLLGPALLGPRAEAIARRVTGTANPAAVGHLLHLALPLVLSLPGARGMLAGQPVEGTATDHVTPSADGARLVVSAVPGAPYLSDPAPGPQGPARGGLSAQDLIGGLRAELGGDTAARLGTLAGFGGASAARATLAALPVVLGAIARKGRSEAAAGVLLARGSDFERLMDAGGALNPHLLDDPARVAQIEGQGRGLLGPLLGNPDGVRARLGAALGGPGESAGRLLALLTPLVLGLLVRRARAGGLDARRLSALLGGLGPHLPALLPADLSGLGSLLNPDTGEASVSPETTAAPPRPAAPSPAPARRRRRGGPWWLIPVLLLLLGGGYFLWSRPAPTPALGAAGAVGEGITVSSPAPGADLPLGDLTLRGTGRPGDTLTVEDGGLEVASTRVGADSTWQVTLPEPTLGEHAYTVRGSGDTTSGELRVNVTAGVSSETTADPGESPEAPLATGPTAPPSEAFAIAEPALGAQLPAGSFTLRGSGTPGDSLQILEDDTSLGSVTVGGDGAWSLNVPSPSPGPHTYAVYAQDATELGRVDVTVDDFGALPAAGGCDREYTLSITDGQTVREPFRFGGAGQGEGYRVTVLRAGRVVGNQDILLDPSCGWSYQSRPGAGTVTYEVRPIGAPGAEPLSVVNLTVRP, encoded by the coding sequence ATGAACGGTTCAGAGGAGTGGCACACGGATTTCAGTCCTGCGGAGGCCGGGCGGCTGGGGCGGGAGGCCGGGCTGGGGCCCGCCGAGGCCGAGCGCGTCCTGCGGGAAGGGTTACCCCTGCTGCGCGCCGCGCTCGCCGACCACGCCCGCACGCCCGAGGGCGAGCGCCGGATCGCGGAAGCCGTCCAGAACCTCCCCCGCTTCACGAGTGTCGAGGCGGCGCTGGGCGGTCCCGGAGGAGCGGCGGCCCTCCTGCGCGCCGGGCAACTCCTCGGCCCCGCCCTGCTCGGCCCCCGGGCGGAGGCCATAGCGCGGCGGGTGACGGGCACGGCGAACCCGGCGGCCGTGGGGCACCTCCTGCACCTGGCGCTCCCCCTCGTGCTGAGCCTCCCTGGTGCGCGCGGCATGTTGGCCGGGCAGCCGGTGGAGGGGACGGCCACCGACCACGTCACTCCCTCCGCCGACGGCGCTCGACTGGTGGTGTCCGCCGTGCCGGGTGCGCCCTACCTGTCGGACCCGGCTCCCGGCCCCCAGGGGCCCGCACGGGGAGGGCTCTCCGCCCAGGATCTGATCGGGGGGCTGCGGGCGGAGTTGGGGGGGGACACCGCCGCCCGCCTCGGCACGCTGGCGGGGTTCGGCGGGGCCTCGGCAGCGCGGGCCACCCTGGCCGCGCTGCCCGTCGTCCTGGGCGCCATCGCCCGCAAGGGCCGCAGCGAGGCGGCGGCGGGCGTGCTGCTCGCTCGCGGCAGCGACTTCGAGCGGCTCATGGACGCGGGCGGCGCCCTCAACCCCCACCTGCTCGACGACCCCGCCCGGGTCGCCCAGATCGAGGGGCAGGGGCGGGGGCTGCTCGGCCCCCTGCTCGGCAACCCCGACGGGGTGAGGGCCCGGCTCGGCGCGGCCCTCGGCGGCCCGGGGGAGAGCGCCGGGAGGCTGCTCGCCCTGCTCACCCCCCTCGTGCTGGGTCTGCTCGTTCGCCGTGCCCGGGCGGGGGGCCTCGACGCGCGGCGCCTGAGCGCCCTGCTCGGGGGGCTGGGGCCCCACCTCCCCGCCCTCCTCCCGGCGGACCTGTCCGGGCTCGGGTCCCTGCTCAATCCGGACACGGGGGAAGCCTCCGTCTCCCCGGAAACCACCGCTGCCCCGCCCCGCCCGGCGGCCCCCTCCCCGGCTCCCGCACGGCGTCGGCGCCGGGGGGGCCCCTGGTGGCTGATCCCGGTGCTGCTCCTGCTGTTGGGCGGGGGTTACTTCCTGTGGTCGCGCCCGGCGCCGACCCCCGCCCTCGGGGCGGCCGGGGCCGTCGGCGAGGGGATCACGGTGAGCAGCCCCGCCCCTGGGGCCGACCTTCCCCTCGGGGACCTCACCCTGCGCGGCACGGGCCGCCCGGGCGACACCCTGACGGTCGAGGACGGCGGGTTGGAGGTCGCCTCCACCCGGGTCGGCGCTGACAGCACCTGGCAGGTCACGCTTCCCGAGCCCACTCTGGGCGAGCACGCCTACACCGTTCGCGGCAGCGGCGATACCACCAGCGGGGAACTGAGGGTCAACGTGACTGCCGGGGTCAGCTCCGAGACCACCGCCGACCCCGGGGAGAGCCCGGAAGCACCTCTCGCCACCGGTCCCACCGCCCCGCCGAGCGAGGCCTTCGCCATCGCCGAACCCGCCCTGGGCGCGCAACTGCCCGCAGGCAGCTTCACCCTGCGCGGCAGCGGCACGCCCGGAGACAGCCTCCAGATCCTCGAAGACGACACCAGCCTCGGCAGCGTGACGGTGGGCGGCGACGGGGCCTGGAGCCTGAACGTTCCCAGCCCCAGCCCGGGCCCTCACACCTACGCCGTGTACGCGCAGGACGCCACCGAACTCGGCCGGGTGGACGTGACGGTGGACGACTTCGGCGCGCTCCCGGCCGCCGGGGGCTGTGACCGCGAGTACACCCTGAGCATCACCGACGGGCAGACCGTCCGCGAGCCCTTTCGGTTCGGCGGTGCCGGCCAGGGCGAGGGCTACCGCGTGACCGTCCTGCGCGCGGGCCGCGTCGTGGGCAACCAGGACATCCTCCTCGACCCGTCCTGCGGCTGGAGCTATCAGAGTAGACCCGGCGCGGGCACCGTCACCTACGAGGTCCGCCCCATCGGTGCCCCCGGCGCTGAGCCCCTCAGTGTGGTCAACCTCACCGTGCGGCCGTGA
- a CDS encoding phosphodiester glycosidase family protein, with protein MPPLLPLRLLVGVLLSLPLTACSGAQGLAVERVTAGGRLYTVAVVDLRRDTLRLHWKNPATGGTYGSFERVREQLGREGKRILFATNSGIYAPGLRPLGLHVEDGRTLVGLNNARSGGNFALLPNGVFWVKGERAGVTETGAYRRLGISPTYATQSGPLLVQGGRLHPAFNRSGTSFKVRSGVGVCRDGRVRFVVSAGPVNFHTFALVFRDTLGCPDALYLDGSISAYATPGTDTQFTDFAGIWTVSR; from the coding sequence ATGCCACCGCTCCTCCCTCTCCGCCTGCTAGTCGGTGTGCTCCTCTCCCTGCCGCTGACGGCTTGTTCAGGAGCACAGGGGCTGGCGGTCGAACGGGTAACGGCCGGAGGGAGGCTTTACACGGTGGCGGTGGTCGATCTCCGGCGGGACACTCTGCGGCTGCACTGGAAGAATCCGGCGACGGGCGGAACCTACGGCAGCTTCGAGCGGGTGCGTGAGCAGCTGGGCCGGGAGGGGAAGCGGATACTCTTCGCCACAAACAGCGGCATCTATGCCCCGGGTCTTCGCCCGCTGGGGCTGCACGTCGAGGACGGGCGAACGCTGGTCGGCCTCAACAACGCGCGCTCAGGCGGGAACTTCGCGCTGCTGCCGAACGGTGTCTTCTGGGTGAAGGGCGAGCGGGCGGGTGTGACGGAGACCGGGGCCTACCGTCGCCTGGGCATCTCGCCGACCTACGCCACACAGTCGGGGCCGTTGCTCGTGCAGGGGGGCCGTCTGCACCCCGCTTTCAACCGGAGCGGCACCAGTTTCAAAGTCCGCAGCGGGGTAGGCGTTTGCCGGGATGGTCGGGTGCGCTTCGTGGTGAGCGCAGGGCCGGTGAACTTCCATACCTTCGCGCTGGTGTTCCGCGACACGCTGGGCTGTCCGGACGCGCTGTACCTGGACGGCAGCATCAGCGCCTACGCGACGCCGGGCACCGATACCCAGTTCACGGACTTCGCGGGCATCTGGACTGTGAGCCGCTGA
- the dnaG gene encoding DNA primase yields the protein MGTKEDVRSRLNIAEVVGEYVRLSPAGKGRLKGLCPFHKEKSPSFQVDTEQGYFYCFGCKAGGDVFSFVQRAENLSFGDALRKLAERAGVQVEAKYGERGSRDLYEVNAFALGYFREHLPGPALDYLRGRGLADTTIEAFELGYAPEGWDGLLKRARGRGLSERQLLEAGLLTENPESGRVYDRFRGRVMFPIRDHLGRLVGFGGRVLDDSKPKYLNTPETEVFKKGELLYGLDKARAGLSGGAELVVVEGYMDVIAMHQHGFTGAVASLGTALTAEHATLLERLGATRLTLMFDRDEAGLRATLAGLDQVLGAKFRVRATSVPSGKDAADALLAGDEAGLRAALGSGLDEVQYRVQAAVEAHGVDTSEGKRRVLMALLPRMQNLDPLDEGAEQMRTIACHRLSIKPEALLEWIGSKAKRRTLTDTHLAGMSAVRAEEDRELALLRQLLVDPSLLAKLDGTTPWRNEAVRRVMLAAQGARSPDDILEVFRGQPEEQLLIRLMFEGRDTGAISRTANELYEQKVTAYAAAAVDDIQAGLSIDSLRAEVDLLKRQVAGASPSEQITLLRQIGELQRAIEAEKRGRRAHA from the coding sequence TTGGGAACCAAGGAGGATGTTCGGTCACGGCTGAACATCGCGGAGGTGGTGGGCGAGTACGTGCGCCTCTCCCCCGCCGGGAAGGGCCGCCTCAAGGGCCTGTGCCCCTTCCACAAGGAAAAGAGCCCCTCCTTCCAGGTCGATACCGAGCAGGGGTACTTCTACTGCTTCGGCTGCAAGGCGGGAGGCGACGTGTTCAGCTTCGTGCAGCGCGCCGAGAACCTCTCTTTTGGCGACGCCCTGCGCAAGCTCGCCGAGAGGGCGGGCGTGCAGGTCGAGGCGAAGTACGGCGAGCGGGGCAGCCGCGACCTGTACGAGGTCAACGCCTTCGCCCTGGGGTACTTCCGCGAACACCTGCCTGGCCCGGCGCTCGACTACCTGCGGGGACGGGGCCTCGCCGATACGACCATCGAGGCCTTCGAGCTGGGCTACGCGCCCGAGGGCTGGGACGGCCTGCTCAAACGGGCCCGGGGGCGGGGCCTCTCCGAGCGGCAACTGCTGGAGGCGGGCTTACTCACCGAGAACCCCGAGTCGGGGCGGGTGTACGACCGCTTCCGGGGCCGGGTGATGTTCCCGATCCGCGACCACCTGGGGCGCCTGGTGGGATTCGGCGGGCGGGTCCTGGACGACAGCAAGCCCAAGTACCTCAACACGCCGGAGACGGAGGTCTTCAAGAAGGGCGAGCTGCTCTACGGCCTCGACAAGGCGCGGGCGGGCCTGAGCGGCGGGGCCGAACTCGTCGTGGTCGAGGGCTATATGGACGTGATTGCCATGCATCAGCACGGCTTCACGGGGGCGGTAGCGAGCCTGGGGACGGCTTTGACCGCCGAGCACGCCACCCTGCTCGAACGGTTGGGTGCCACGCGCCTCACCCTGATGTTCGACCGCGACGAGGCGGGGCTGAGGGCCACTCTCGCCGGGCTCGATCAGGTGCTCGGGGCGAAGTTCCGGGTCCGGGCGACGAGCGTGCCGAGCGGCAAGGACGCCGCCGATGCCCTGCTCGCCGGGGACGAGGCGGGCTTGCGGGCGGCCCTCGGCAGCGGGCTGGATGAGGTGCAATATCGCGTCCAGGCGGCGGTGGAGGCCCACGGGGTCGACACCAGCGAGGGCAAGCGGCGCGTGCTGATGGCCCTGCTCCCCCGGATGCAGAATCTCGATCCCCTCGACGAGGGGGCCGAGCAAATGCGGACCATCGCCTGCCACCGCCTGAGCATCAAGCCCGAGGCGCTGCTGGAGTGGATCGGCAGCAAGGCCAAGCGCCGCACCCTGACCGACACCCACCTCGCGGGCATGAGCGCCGTGCGTGCCGAGGAGGACCGGGAACTCGCCCTGCTCCGGCAACTGCTCGTGGACCCGAGCCTGCTTGCCAAACTCGACGGCACGACTCCCTGGCGCAACGAGGCCGTGCGCAGGGTTATGCTCGCCGCCCAGGGCGCCCGGAGCCCCGACGACATCCTGGAAGTTTTTCGCGGCCAGCCCGAGGAGCAGCTTCTCATCCGCCTGATGTTCGAAGGGCGCGATACGGGAGCCATCTCCCGCACTGCCAACGAACTCTACGAGCAGAAGGTCACCGCCTACGCCGCCGCCGCCGTGGACGATATTCAAGCTGGGCTCAGCATAGACTCCCTGCGCGCCGAGGTAGACCTGCTCAAGCGTCAGGTCGCCGGAGCCTCCCCGAGCGAGCAGATCACCCTGCTGCGTCAGATCGGCGAACTGCAACGGGCTATCGAGGCGGAAAAACGAGGCCGACGCGCTCACGCTTAA
- a CDS encoding exodeoxyribonuclease III, giving the protein MSSSPPAVKITTMNVNGLRSALRKGLRDWLARERPDVLLLQEVRADPMPEALADLGYAGAWFPARRAGYSGVALLSLHPLADVRVGMSHPEMDDEGRVLSAVVAGVRFASVYLPSGSSGPERQGFKDRVLADYHAWTAATLAGGLPLVIGGDYNVAHREIDLRNWRSNVGNSGFLPHERAWMTAHLASGLTDTHRLHLGERAEYTWWSNRANAFNNDVGWRIDYLLAAGVTVRDLRVDRSVRLSDHAPLTGTVELPWPS; this is encoded by the coding sequence ATGTCCTCTTCCCCGCCCGCCGTGAAGATCACCACCATGAACGTGAACGGGCTGCGTAGCGCCCTGCGCAAGGGCCTGAGAGACTGGCTGGCGCGCGAGCGGCCCGACGTGCTCCTCCTTCAGGAGGTGCGCGCCGACCCGATGCCGGAGGCGCTGGCCGACCTGGGCTACGCGGGCGCGTGGTTCCCCGCACGCCGCGCCGGGTACAGCGGCGTGGCCCTCCTGAGCCTCCATCCCCTTGCGGACGTGCGGGTCGGCATGAGTCACCCCGAGATGGACGACGAGGGCCGGGTGCTCAGCGCCGTCGTGGCGGGCGTGCGCTTCGCCAGCGTGTACCTGCCGAGTGGGAGCAGCGGCCCGGAGCGTCAGGGCTTCAAGGACCGGGTGCTCGCCGACTACCACGCCTGGACGGCGGCGACCCTGGCGGGAGGCCTGCCCCTCGTCATCGGCGGCGACTACAACGTCGCGCACCGCGAGATCGACCTCAGGAACTGGCGGTCGAACGTGGGAAACAGCGGCTTCCTGCCCCACGAGCGCGCGTGGATGACGGCCCACCTCGCCTCCGGCCTGACCGACACCCACCGCCTGCACCTCGGGGAGCGGGCGGAGTACACGTGGTGGAGCAACCGCGCGAACGCCTTCAACAACGATGTGGGCTGGCGCATCGACTACCTCCTCGCGGCGGGGGTGACGGTACGGGACCTGCGGGTGGACCGCTCCGTGAGGCTCAGCGACCACGCGCCGCTCACGGGCACGGTCGAGCTGCCCTGGCCGAGTTGA
- a CDS encoding class I SAM-dependent methyltransferase gives MTNMEGRYSLGEKVSLAARDALLSRLGGEEWPFDPLLDLVEVPPTADLLDVGAGDGRFLQTLRTRGHVARLVGLDPLPGSPEVARGEASDLPFADGSFDLVTLVRVLGHLPDPLTALAEARRVVRLGGRVVLAAHGGDHLRETWRRVLGRTPGVPGPEAVLREAITQAGWVASRPDARLPVTLTAGDVEVLVTASGAHDDVPQTAFPVRDTLHLALYVARF, from the coding sequence ATGACGAACATGGAGGGAAGGTACAGCCTCGGTGAAAAGGTGTCCCTTGCGGCGCGTGACGCCCTGCTCTCGCGCCTTGGCGGGGAAGAGTGGCCTTTCGATCCGCTGCTCGACCTCGTGGAAGTTCCTCCGACCGCCGACCTTCTGGATGTGGGGGCAGGAGACGGGCGGTTCCTCCAGACCTTGCGGACGAGGGGACACGTCGCCCGGCTGGTGGGCCTGGACCCGCTGCCCGGCAGCCCGGAGGTCGCGCGGGGAGAGGCGAGCGACCTCCCCTTCGCGGACGGCTCCTTCGACCTCGTGACCCTGGTGCGGGTGCTGGGTCACCTCCCGGACCCCCTGACCGCGCTCGCTGAGGCCCGCCGGGTAGTCCGGCTGGGTGGGCGGGTGGTGCTGGCGGCCCACGGCGGGGATCACCTGCGGGAGACCTGGCGGCGGGTCCTGGGACGGACCCCCGGTGTGCCGGGGCCGGAGGCGGTACTCCGGGAGGCCATTACCCAGGCCGGGTGGGTGGCGTCGCGGCCCGACGCGCGGCTGCCCGTCACGCTGACGGCGGGGGACGTGGAAGTGTTGGTGACCGCTTCCGGCGCTCACGACGATGTGCCGCAGACGGCTTTTCCCGTCCGTGACACGCTCCATCTCGCGCTCTACGTGGCGCGCTTCTAG
- the accC gene encoding acetyl-CoA carboxylase biotin carboxylase subunit, which translates to MFKKILIANRGEIALRVIRTAREMGVKTVVVHSTADEKSLPVLIADEAVCVGPPASNASYLNIPNILSAAMMTGAEAIHPGYGFMAENPDFAEMCREHGIVFIGPTPESMRALGSKAGGREIAAQSNVPVVPGTGVLEDVDAALLAAKQIGYPVLLKASAGGGGRGQKVVRTQEELRSAFGQAQEEARLYFGDPAIIMEKFLEEFRHVEVQVMGDGQGHIIHIGERDCSIQRRNQKLIEEAPSTLPESLRQEILDAGVRLARHVNYAGAGTLEFIVDRDGNYYFMEMNTRIQVEHCVSEMISGLDFVRLQLQVAAGEGLGLRQEDVQLRGHSIECRINAEDPDKDFRPAAGRVEDIHFAGGPGVRVDSHAYSGYVIPPHYDSLIGKLIVWHETREQAILRMKRALEETVIQGPKTTVPLYIRIMDNPFYKRGAVMTNFLRTRLEV; encoded by the coding sequence GTGTTCAAGAAAATCCTGATCGCCAATCGCGGTGAGATCGCCCTGCGCGTCATCCGCACCGCGCGTGAGATGGGCGTGAAGACGGTCGTTGTCCACTCCACCGCCGACGAGAAGAGCCTGCCGGTATTGATCGCCGACGAGGCGGTGTGCGTGGGGCCGCCCGCCTCGAACGCCTCGTACCTCAACATTCCCAACATCCTCTCGGCGGCGATGATGACGGGCGCCGAGGCGATCCACCCCGGCTACGGCTTCATGGCCGAGAACCCCGACTTCGCCGAGATGTGCCGCGAGCACGGCATCGTCTTTATCGGGCCGACGCCGGAGTCGATGCGGGCCCTGGGTTCCAAGGCGGGCGGGCGCGAGATCGCGGCGCAGTCGAACGTGCCCGTCGTGCCCGGCACCGGCGTGCTGGAGGACGTGGACGCGGCGCTGCTGGCCGCCAAGCAGATCGGCTACCCGGTGCTGCTCAAGGCGTCGGCGGGGGGCGGCGGGCGCGGGCAGAAGGTTGTGCGGACCCAGGAGGAACTCCGGTCGGCCTTCGGGCAGGCGCAGGAGGAGGCGCGGCTGTACTTCGGGGACCCCGCGATTATCATGGAGAAGTTTCTGGAGGAGTTCCGCCACGTCGAGGTGCAGGTCATGGGCGACGGGCAGGGCCACATCATCCACATCGGCGAGCGCGACTGCTCGATCCAGCGCCGCAACCAGAAGCTGATCGAGGAGGCACCCTCGACGCTGCCGGAGTCGCTGCGGCAGGAGATTCTGGACGCGGGCGTGCGGCTGGCGCGACACGTCAACTACGCCGGGGCGGGCACCCTCGAATTCATCGTGGACCGCGACGGCAACTACTACTTCATGGAGATGAACACCCGCATCCAGGTCGAGCACTGCGTTTCCGAGATGATCTCGGGGCTCGACTTCGTGCGGTTGCAACTCCAGGTCGCGGCGGGCGAGGGGCTGGGGCTGCGTCAGGAGGACGTGCAACTGCGCGGCCACTCCATCGAGTGCCGCATCAACGCGGAGGACCCCGACAAGGACTTCCGCCCGGCGGCGGGCCGCGTAGAGGACATCCACTTCGCGGGCGGCCCCGGCGTGCGGGTGGATTCCCACGCCTACAGCGGCTACGTGATCCCCCCGCACTACGACTCCTTGATCGGCAAGCTGATCGTGTGGCACGAGACCCGCGAGCAGGCGATCCTCCGCATGAAGCGGGCGCTCGAAGAGACGGTCATCCAGGGGCCGAAGACCACCGTGCCGCTCTACATCAGGATCATGGACAACCCCTTTTACAAGCGGGGTGCGGTGATGACGAACTTCCTGAGGACGCGCCTGGAAGTGTAG
- the accB gene encoding acetyl-CoA carboxylase biotin carboxyl carrier protein translates to MNPDDLKKILDALSAADVREFSLQTGSYTLDLKRGPVTTGGSVGASAPSSHTTPAPAPAFQPAPAAPSMPTTASAPADTPVPAAPPVPTPEPATPAATPPARSTGTPVKAPIVGTFYSASSPDAPAFVKVGDTVQAGQVLCIIEAMKLMNEIEAEIGGTVREILVKNAEPVEYGQTLFIIE, encoded by the coding sequence ATGAATCCAGACGACCTCAAGAAAATCCTCGACGCCCTCAGCGCCGCCGACGTGCGCGAGTTCAGCCTCCAGACCGGCAGCTACACGCTTGACCTCAAGCGCGGCCCGGTGACGACGGGGGGCAGCGTGGGCGCCTCCGCGCCGAGTAGCCACACGACCCCCGCACCGGCGCCTGCCTTCCAGCCAGCCCCGGCGGCTCCGAGCATGCCCACCACCGCATCGGCCCCAGCGGACACCCCCGTCCCGGCCGCCCCACCTGTCCCCACGCCCGAGCCCGCCACCCCGGCGGCGACCCCGCCCGCCCGCTCCACGGGAACGCCCGTCAAGGCCCCCATCGTGGGCACCTTCTACTCGGCGAGCAGCCCGGACGCGCCCGCCTTCGTAAAGGTCGGTGACACGGTGCAGGCCGGGCAGGTGCTGTGCATCATCGAGGCGATGAAGCTGATGAACGAGATCGAGGCCGAGATCGGCGGCACCGTGCGCGAGATTCTGGTGAAAAACGCCGAGCCGGTGGAGTACGGGCAGACGCTGTTCATCATCGAGTGA